A single window of Anopheles moucheti chromosome 2, idAnoMoucSN_F20_07, whole genome shotgun sequence DNA harbors:
- the LOC128296738 gene encoding transcription termination factor 2, with product MSAQNFFVEDSTEEDSLMENQSFRNFRDAESIVIDETDSSATVESSVNSVTNSSAASEEENMVLQMKKRQSKRMSLHPRQVENEPSDESELEDNDRTYDGSDSEEALSSDEDDEDEVERRAFSPVTRMSIHGVAAVGTSDEEDTSGDDPTGGGSDSEDEIRTLPARKSRKKIIISDDENDDGTKNTNDSAGARRHVETDINLSSTFHQDNDQESISPKLSSTLKSEAESNVHNDQRNQSREELSFNGGRHSISMRASIGEKLSSTHIGERVKTTTSDAENQPSIHNDSSSVRLIEKSQEILSVSSGEEDEVTFQGATHANVQPSGKPAQQNLVQPSIIAFVRGQQKQRVSQSEYDAKVRRMADLKSQLVLIEGIMKNSAKLPDKGAGLVRRLAEIKSQIFELAKDIEMTRATPSKGIKKTIQQNIDQSRRSVENSRDASTDSSAGAVNRGDFISWDTIKKTTDDIQPRHTGKQGIATFENQKLLTMDRLATLHKSIETCPTEDTLADAPKLLKIDLMNHQRHALAWMLWRETQKPRGGILADDMGLGKTLSMISLVLKSAELDPDGELLERESESENEADENQNPNGGWKAKGRKEYYAGGTLIVCPASLIRQWEGEITNRVKRNSMSVCVHHGTQRESKPRQLAKYDVVITTYNIVSRESKVAARGCSGVYGVNWERIILDEAHVIRNHKSNISESCCGLKGRYRWLLTGTPIQNKEMDVYALMKFLRCTPFNDLVHWKRWIDNKTAGGAMRLNTIMKSIMLRRTKKELQERGALTSLPSKTVEVIEVKLEKDEMNVYQKVLMYSKHLFAQFLHQRAEKEHAINYGFGGSRPTFTQRGGANYAFDKVHQKLKSMHDDDGKEVKQHQILVLLLRLRQICCHPGLIHEMLADDDQGALELSGADEASLDSEVDLLGQLNKLKLNDVIAEHETNLANGGDGKGELSLNLSDKFDQPEAMAKAASKVMLKSNPIFRIDRASSKIERAMQLLEEKIFATGDKAIVVSQWTSMLEILGSHLSDRNVPYVSLTGKVPVKLRNDIVVAFNNPSTKSKIMLLSLTAGGVGLNLVGANHLFLLDPHWNPQLEAQAQDRIYRVGQTKSVYIWKFMCAETVEQKIHALQQHKLGIADGVLTGTVNKGSKLTMDDLKSLFGL from the exons ATGTCTGCTCAGAACTTCTTCGTCGAGGATTCTACGGAAGAAGATTCGCTCATGG AAAATCAATCGTTCAGAAACTTCAGGGACGCTGAATCTATTGTGATCGATGAAA CCGATTCATCTGCAACGGTTGAGTCTTCAGTCAATAGTGTAACCAACTCATCTGCTGCTAGCGAGGAGGAAAACATGGTGCTACAGATGAAGAAACGCCAGAGTAAACGAATGTCCTTGCATCCGAGACAAGTGGAAAACGAACCCAGTGATGAGAGCGAGCTGGAAGATAACGATCGAACCTACGATGGATCCGACAGTGAAGAAGCTCTTAGCAGCGACGAAGATGATGAGGACGAGGTGGAACGTCGCGCATTTTCACCGGTGACTCGTATGAGTATTCATGGTGTTGCGGCTGTTGGCACGAGCGACGAAGAAGATACTAGCGGTGACGATCCTACAGGTGGTGGCTCTGATAGTGAGGACGAAATCAGAACTTTACCTGCTCGCAAAAGCCGTAAGAAGATAATCATCTCGGATGATGAAAATGACGATGGAACTAAGAATACGAACGATTCGGCAGGTGCTCGACGGCACGTAGAAACAGACATCAACTTATCATCAACATTCCATCAAGATAATGATCAGGAATCGATCAGCCCGAAGCTTTCCTCGACGTTAAAATCGGAAGCAGAATCGAATGTACACAACGACCAGCGTAATCAATCTCGTGAGGAATTATCCTTTAACGGTGGTCGGCATTCGATCAGCATGCGTGCTTCGATCGGCGAAAAGCTGTCTTCGACGCACATTGGAGAGAGGGTTAAAACTACCACCTCTGATGCGGAAAATCAGCCCAGCATACACAATGATTCGAGCAGTGTGAGATTAATAGAAAAATCTCAAGAAATACTTTCTGTTAGCAGCGGTGAAGAGGATGAAGTTACTTTCCAAGGTGCGACACACGCTAATGTGCAGCCGAGCGGTAAACCTGCTCAGCAGAATCTTGTTCAACCGAGCATAATCGCGTTTGTGCGTGGTCAACAAAAGCAGCGAGTGTCGCAAAGTGAGTACGATGCTAAAGTACGTCGCATGGCCGATCTAAAAAGTCAGCTGGTGCTGATCGAAGGCATCATGAAGAACAGTGCCAAGCTGCCGGATAAGGGGGCCGGTTTGGTGCGCCGTTTGGCAGAAATTAAGTCGCAAATATTCGAACTAGCGAAGGATATCGAGATGACGCGAGCCACCCCGAGCAAGGGAATAAAGAAAACGATCCAGCAAAACATTGACCAGTCCCGGCGAAGCGTGGAAAACTCACGAGATGCTAGCACAGACAGTAGTGCAGGTGCGGTTAACCGTGGCGATTTTATATCGTGGGACACGATCAAGAAAACGACGGACGATATACAACCGCGACACACGGGAAAACAGGGCATTGCTACGTTTGAAAACCAGAAGCTGCTTACGATGGACCGTTTGGCAACGTTGCACAAATCGATCGAAACTTGTCCGACGGAGGACACGCTAGCCGATGCGCCCAAGCTGCTCAAGATCGATCTGATGAACCATCAGCGGCACGCGCTGGCCTGGATGTTGTGGCGTGAAACCCAGAAACCACGCGGAGGCATTCTTGCCGACGATATGGGTCTCGGCAAGACGTTGAGCATGATCTCGTTGGTGCTGAAATCGGCCGAATTGGACCCGGACGGGGAGCTGTTGGAGCGGGAAAGCGAAAGTGAGAATGAAGCCGACGAAAACCAAAACCCGAACGGTGGTTGGAAGGCTAAGGGACGAAAGGAGTATTATGCGGGCGGTACACTAATTGTGTGTCCTGCGTCGCTTATTCGCCAGTGGGAAGGTGAGATAACGAACCGAGTGAAGCGCAACAGTAtgtccgtgtgtgtgcatCATGGAACGCAGCGGGAATCGAAACCGCGCCAGCTGGCAAAGTACGATGTTGTCATCACGACGTACAACATCGTATCGCGGGAGAGCAAGGTTGCGGCACGAGGTTGTTCCGGAGTGTACGGTGTCAACTGGGAGCGCATCATACTGGACGAGGCACACGTCATTCGAAATCACAAAAGCAACATATCCGAATCGTGCTGCGGACTGAAGGGTCGGTACAGATGGTTGCTTACCGGCACACCGATACAGAACAAGGAGATGGACGTGTACGCACTGATGAAGTTTCTGCGTTGCACACCGTTCAACGATCTGGTGCACTGGAAGCGATGGATCGACAATAAAACGGCTGGCGGTGCGATGCGTTTAAATACCATCATGAAATCGATCATGTTACGCCGTACGAAGAAGGAGCTGCAGGAACGAGGCGCCCTTACCAGTCTGCCGAGCAAAACGGTCGAAGTGATCGAGGTGAAGCTGGAGAAGGACGAGATGAACGTCTATCAAAAGGTGCTGATGTACTCGAAGCATCTGTTCGCACAGTTTCTACACCAACGGGCAGAGAAGGAGCATGCCATAAACTACGGTTTCGGTGGCAGTCGGCCCACCTTCACACAGCGCGGTGGTGCAAATTACGCATTTGATAAGGTACATCAAAAGCTGAAAAGCATGCACGATGACGACGGAAAGGAGGTTAAACAGCATCAGATTTTGGTGCTGTTGCTTCGCCTGCGGCAAATTTGTTGCCATCCGGGGTTAATTCACGAGATGCTGGCCGACGACGATCAGGGCGCCCTTGAACTATCCGGTGCAGATGAAGCAAGTCTCGATAGTGAGGTCGATCTGTTGGGACAGCTGAACAAGTTGAAACTGAACGACGTGATTGCAGAACACGAGACAAATCTTGCGAACGGTGGTGATGGTAAAGGTGAACTTTCGTTGAACCTGTCCGATAAGTTCGATCAGCCGGAAGCGATGGCAAAGGCGGCCTCGAAGGTAATGCTCAAATCGAATCCGATCTTCCGCATCGATCGTGCCAGTTCGAAGATCGAAAGAGCAATGCAGCTGCTGGAGGAGAAGATATTTGCTACAGGCGATAAGGCGATCGTCGTTTCGCAGTGGACTAGCATGCTGGAAATCTTGGGCTCCCATCTGTCGGATCGGAACGTGCCATATGTGTCGTTAACAGGTAAAGTTCCGGTCAAGCTGCGTAACGATATTGTGGTGGCGTTTAACAACCCGTCAACAAAGTCGAAG ATTATGCTTCTCTCGTTGACGGCCGGAGGCGTTGGATTGAATCTCGTCGGTGCGAATCATCTCTTTCTGCTTGACCCACACTGGAACCCACAGCTCGAGGCACAAGCGCAGGATCGCATTTATCGCGTCGGTCAAACGAAATCCGTTTACATCTGGAA attTATGTGTGCCGAGACCGTGGAACAGAAGATACATGCACTTCAGCAGCACAAGCTTGGCATCGCGGACGGTGTGCTGACCGGAACGGTGAACAAGGGCAGCAAGCTAACGATGGACGATTTGAAATCGCTGTTCGGACTGTAA
- the LOC128296745 gene encoding T-cell immunomodulatory protein: MKFPFLSAAHLLLLYLVPLLIDLRHSLVRAGDIIDITSTVFDKLTDAIPAAYGDFNSDELTDVFVLRNNFHTLQILLGSDDKPLLKEGPKCEYKRHKITSIVPGDFDGDAYMDVMFTVQPEGGDDARTHVYINWGASEEMNCTAEDEKPLIEMIGQPLALDYDNDFIIDLFGLDLERKRTFWIFKKPDDQGQRRQFTVQMEGTHGAELSVPHSHAVLDLNKDFSADLFLTTTAGFEVWFGANSQAKFRFSHKIDFPEGNYNKHVGRAIFLDVELDGSLLPVFPMCFDAKCVNSSIIVHHGNHLHDLQIDFKDDHNDAWHFVVPDRSNWATQSITLRGGDFNLDGYPDLLATLTKSGDQMQTFLLENVPCEKSACNHMTRTFVVRWKALAPFSNGTMMGSFFDFYNDGILDAIFVERYGNGTRPVAFRNSLDYDANFVKVIVLTGLSNSSGPKILTPLGRKKRTFGTNLPGPRIEYNTTTQDGEPQHGASAQLPQSAYLSLHLPFTTFGLGRTPNFVDSLTVGLWNHSRTWTQLIPNSQMIVVPNPIDEPERWKAQLFVTPSKLIVMSVIALGVICLVILLLILILYAKEKREDRIQRSLEAHRFHFDAM; this comes from the coding sequence ATGAAATTTCCCTTCCTATCAGCGGCACATCTGTTGCTGCTTTACCTGGTTCCGCTATTGATCGATTTGCGGCACAGTTTGGTGCGGGCCGGTGACATCATCGACATTACCAGCACCGTGTTCGACAAGCTAACCGATGCAATTCCGGCCGCGTACGGCGATTTCAACTCAGACGAACTGACCGATGTGTTCGTGCTGCGGAACAActtccacacgctgcaaataCTGCTCGGCAGCGACGACAAACCGTTGCTAAAGGAAGGGCCAAAGTGTGAATACAAACGGCACAAGATTACCAGCATCGTACCGGGCGATTTTGATGGCGATGCGTACATGGACGTGATGTTTACGGTGCAACCGGAAGGCGGTGACGACGCACGCACGCATGTGTACATCAACTGGGGTGCGTCGGAGGAGATGAACTGTACGGCAGAAGACGAGAAGCCACTGATCGAGATGATTGGCCAACCGTTGGCGTTGGATTACGATAACGATTTCATCATCGATCTGTTCGGATTGGATCTGGAGCGGAAGCGTACGTTCTGGATTTTCAAAAAGCCAGACGATCAGGGACAGCGTCGCCAGTTTACGGTGCAGATGGAAGGAACGCACGGGGCGGAACTGTCCGTACCCCATTCGCATGCCGTGCTCGACCTGAACAAAGACTTTTCGGCGGATCTGTTTCTCACGACGACGGCCGGTTTCGAGGTGTGGTTCGGTGCGAACAGTCAGGCAAAGTTTCGATTCAGCCACAAGATTGACTTCCCGGAGGGAAACTATAACAAGCACGTAGGGCGCGCCATCTTTCTGGATGTCGAGCTCGACGGTAGCTTGCTGCCGGTGTTTCCGATGTGCTTCGACGCCAAGTGTGTTAACTCGAGCATTATTGTGCACCATGGCAACCATCTGCACGATCTGCAGATCGATTTCAAGGACGACCATAATGACGCGTGGCATTTCGTTGTGCCGGACCGGTCGAACTGGGCCACGCAAAGCATCACTCTGCGCGGCGGAGACTTCAATCTCGACGGCTATCCGGACCTGCTGGCAACGCTCACCAAATCCGGTGATCAGATGCAAACATTCCTGCTGGAGAATGTACCGTGCGAGAAGAGCGCCTGCAACCATATGACGCGCACGTTCGTCGTCCGATGGAAAGCGTTGGCGCCATTCTCGAACGGTACGATGATGGGGTCATTTTTCGATTTCTACAACGACGGCATACTGGACGCGATATTTGTCGAACGGTACGGCAATGGGACGCGCCCAGTTGCCTTCCGCAATTCGCTCGATTACGATGCAAACTTCGTGAAGGTGATCGTGCTGACCGGGCTAAGCAACAGCAGTGGGCCAAAGATTTTGACTCCACTCGGACGTAAAAAGCGTACGTTCGGAACGAATCTACCGGGACCGCGGATCGAATATAACACTACCACGCAGGACGGTGAACCACAGCACGGTGCATCGGCCCAGCTTCCGCAGTCCGCTTACCTATCGCTTCATCTTCCCTTCACCACGTTTGGGTTAGGACGAACGCCCAACTTCGTCGATTCGCTCACGGTGGGGTTGTGGAATCATTCGCGCACCTGGACACAGCTGATACCGAACTCGCAGATGATCGTGGTACCGAACCCGATCGACGAACCGGAACGGTGGAAGGCGCAGCTGTTCGTAACGCCGAGTAAGCTGATCGTGATGAGCGTGATCGCACTGGGTGTTATCTGTCTCGTGATACTGCTGCTTATTCTCATTCTGTACGCGAAGGAAAAGCGCGAAGATCGGATACAGCGATCACTGGAAGCACATCGGTTCCATTTCGATGCGATGTAA
- the LOC128296737 gene encoding neuralized-like protein 4, whose amino-acid sequence MSSTVFHRRCGKRITLSNGNRTAMRNVSEFNHGLVLSAEPLQDDVLFEVRIDEKIQAWSGSIEVGITTVNPESTELPPCAMKLRNTTWVMSGISVLNDGLLLVESYGLDLEKLGEGDRVGVQRTARGELVFYVNGEPQGVAARDIPRQVYALVNLYGKCVQVTITSGQLTDLPGEYGACTSSEDVSASPQISQNIDLPMSVEMSVNGGTTTTSTVVAATSSSSAITSSTEGTSDPSDKLRFHTRCGSLVKLSANCRTAERRRPLDEFNNGVVMTHRPLWDNELFEIRIDRLVDKWSGSIEVGVTTHCPSALQFPATMTNLRSGTIMMSGCGILTNGKGTRREYGEFNLDELREGDRVGMMRKSNGNLHYYINGRDQGVAATRVAQTLWGVIDLYGMTIKVTIVDRDEREQRNLVTRRNHLLSMPAQIQELPLSSLPHTATTAGSPSDADCVGSASTLLDRLLFHQMCGSHASVTHSGRTALRPNASDDFNNGVVLTRRPLRPNELFQVRLERVVTKWAGSIEMGVTTHSPTELDFPFTMTNVRTGTWMMTGNGVMHNGMTVIEQYGQNLDRLQVGDRVGVVRKDDGTLHFWVNGIDQGPAATNVPEKVYGVIDLYGQAAQASIVDTSECGTPDTGNSTISNTTLFPSAEPRMRFNTCVHGRNAHIINGGLTACRPKALAEFNDAIVFSSRPLRQRELFEIVLDTVVDRWNGSIEIGVTAMRPDELSLPSTATDLEHDTIMVSGTTLLLNGCTVRSDLPFDLDSLGQGSRVGVMRSGDAIHFSINGIDLGAFYDSKAPNLYAVVDLYGQCAQVTITAPTHATGTGPGSGVGANGDLRAPYAISENSQSLQATSVIQPMALVESKHRWSCISANTVTLGHNWTLASRGTNTALSHCLVFSDRPLVPGETFEIKITEVNPLYAGCLRVGATDLNLCDEHVRKNIPISMRRIPANVWYVSGNEVRHNSTLLQRSLASLEWLRVGDRIGIELTSSRTLRILLNSEDMNITFTNLPDSADVFAVVELIGSTMAVQVISSQGPTSPLRPCSLRLQDSLELGLDPLNKQDSMLESIDSDSLAMEFSELYLGKNVSLFDERKSAARLQSYNHAIVCLSRPLCKGHSVSVRINAINPQWKGTIAVGALGAAPGASPTQFPFPTSAILFRRPCWIVTHDYVNINGTKTQSRYGELLDAIQPGTIVTLTLTHGGSLLITCGQTQLEELATGLPHHVYPVFDLYGKCERVTIYNGDPKNGSPIAEELAVLPNEPQRLGGQIGGIVSSAGPGDGGVSSSAQMVAGTVLDNGENVPQCEKADLEVHEKETDQTIAYQPVATTSNPSNAMSRSVMDCVSENLLMNISIKIRTANEARNQELSNSCCLRDSLQLQHSTNLNIQRSQSTHRFNANAMQGSFDSNRGGGGDQSQSMSSGNYDEGFEDYQHRPTVSGAASSSSATALSTAGVEPNTTDRAVGAEENTDTNYLDDVVESSIDFNSIQLNSDTGTSGDADCDTNLTDVNQNITAEESLDDEEEDGDDLDEDRDRNTLANTRRTKLGLQLQTVGGTAVNTAPSASVSTSSRRFATIQRLAPEGAENEEDTTQQHRGQKPPVPTTYSSALYPPPVENRDCDYLKLVMSFKRTLMLPDAFFVDEPCACYCTGCQLPVAGAGSPNVLKNWVRFRLNQLMVQGSCVVNTADDFVWTTAYYNTRVDKIRSVLDHGQPLPIETSQLHPDASSATSTLNDNFIPGTHILLRSVPDATEPVCVTPASNGGGSTRGRPFPLRYLVNGQFFHIKTAFEVRVRAQSLSAVDRDGEQAQPTRAMQTDGSNAPGSGACATAAAATTSLASTVANSSNNTNDFTFRSWTTKEVDACVLTALLIHLIPN is encoded by the exons ATGTCCTCTACCGTCTTTCATCGCCGGTGCGGCAAACGGATTACGCTGTCGAACGGGAACCGCACGGCGATGCGAAATGTGAGCGAATTCAACCACGGATTGGTGCTGAGTGCCGAGCCCTTGCAAGATGATGTCCTGTTTGAGGTGCGAATCGATGAGAAG ATACAAGCATGGAGCGGAAGCATTGAAGTCGGCATCACGACGGTCAATCCCGAATCAACCGAATTGCCACCGTGTGCGATGAAGCTTCGCAACACCACCTGGGTAATGTCCGGAATCTCCGTGCTCAACGATGGTCTGTTGCTGGTTGAATCGTACGGGCTCGATTTGGAAAAGTTAGGCGAAGGAGACCGTGTCGGTGTGCAGCGAACAGCCCGCGGTGAGCTGGTGTTCTACGTTAACGGAGAACCGCAAGGTGTAGCCGCACGGGACATTCCACGGCAGGTGTACGCGCTGGTAAATCTGTACGGCAAATGCGTGCAAGTAACGATAACATCCGGCCAACTGACGGATCTACCCGGAGAGTACGGAGCGTGCACTTCCTCGGAAGATGTGAGCGCGTCCCCGCAAATATCGCAAAATATCGATCTGCCAATGTCGGTGGAAATGTCCGTAAACGGTGGAACGACGACAACTTCCACCGTGGTTGCTGCGACCTCATCCAGTTCCGCCATCACGTCCAGCACGGAGGGAACATCCGATCCGAGTGATAAGCTTCGATTTCACACACGCTGCGGATCGTTGGTAAAGCTGAGCGCCAACTGTCGTACGGCCGAAAGACGCCGGCCGCTGGATGAGTTCAACAATGGTGTGGTAATGACCCATCGGCCACTGTGGGATAACGAGCTGTTTGAGATTCGCATCGATCGGTTGGTTGATAAATGGTCCGGATCGATCGAGGTAGGCGTAACGACACACTGCCCCTCGGCGTTACAGTTCCCAGCGACAATGACCAACCTGCGCAGTGGAACAATTATGATGTCCGGATGCGGAATTCTGACGAACGGGAAAGGAACGCGCCGCGAGTATGGCGAGTTCAATCTGGACGAGCTGCGCGAAGGTGATCGGGTCGGTATGATGCGAAAGTCGAACGGCAACCTACATTACTACATTAACGGACGCGATCAGGGCGTCGCGGCAACACGCGTGGCGCAAACGCTTTGGGGCGTTATTGATCTGTACGGGATGACGATCAAGGTGACGATCGTGGATCGTGACGAGCGGGAGCAGCGCAATCTGGTAACGCGCCGCAACCATCTGCTAAGCATGCCCGCCCAGATACAGGAACTACCGCTCAGCAGTTTACCGCACACGGCCACAACTGCCGGCAGCCCATCGGATGCGGATTGTGTCGGTTCCGCGTCCACGCTACTCGATCGGCTGCTGTTTCACCAGATGTGCGGATCGCACGCGAGTGTCACGCACAGTGGCCGTACCGCGCTGCGCCCAAATGCATCGGATGACTTCAACAATGGCGTGGTGCTAACGCGTCGTCCACTGCGCCCGAACGAACTGTTCCAGGTGCGACTGGAGCGCGTCGTCACCAAGTGGGCCGGCTCGATCGAGATGGGCGTTACGACGCACAGCCCGACCGAGCTCGATTTCCCCTTCACGATGACGAATGTCCGGACGGGCACGTGGATGATGACCGGGAACGGTGTCATGCACAACGGCATGACCGTGATCGAGCAGTACGGCCAAAATCTGGACCGGTTGCAGGTGGGCGATCGGGTCGGCGTGGTGCGGAAGGATGACGGCACGCTACACTTCTGGGTGAACGGGATCGACCAGGGTCCGGCCGCGACCAACGTACCGGAGAAGGTGTACGGTGTGATTGATCTGTACGGGCAGGCGGCTCAAGCGTCGATCGTCGATACGTCCGAGTGTGGTACGCCCGATACGGGTAATTCGACCATCTCCAACACGACACTCTTCCCGTCGGCCGAACCACGGATGCGGTTTAACACGTGCGTGCATGGGCGGAATGCACACATCATAAACGGTGGCCTAACCGCCTGCCGACCGAAAGCACTGGCCGAGTTTAATGATGCGATCGTGTTTAGCAGCCGCCCGTTACGCCAGCGGGAACTGTTCGAGATCGTACTCGATACGGTGGTCGACCGGTGGAATGGCAGCATCGAAATCGGTGTGACCGCAATGCGCCCGGACGAGCTGTCCCTACCGAGTACGGCGACCGATCTCGAGCACGATACGATAATGGTTTCCGGCACGACGCTCCTACTGAACGGGTGTACGGTTCGGAGCGATCTACCGTTCGATCTCGATTCGCTCGGCCAGGGCTCGAGGGTCGGTGTGATGCGTAGCGGTGACGCCATCCATTTCTCCATCAACGGTATCGATCTGGGTGCGTTTTACGATTCGAAAGCCCCGAATCTGTACGCCGTGGTCGATCTGTACGGGCAGTGCGCACAGGTCACCATTACGGCACCGACACACGCCACCGGCACCGGACCGGGTAGTGGTGTTGGTGCTAATGGAGATTTGCGTGCCCCGTACGCGATCAGCGAAAACTCCCAAAGCCTGCAGGCAACATCCGTAATCCAGCCGATGGCACTGGTAGAATCGAAACACCGCTGGTCATGCATATCGGCAAACACCGTAACGCTCGGTCACAATTGGACGCTGGCTTCGCGCGGTACCAACACGGCCCTATCGCACTGTCTCGTGTTCTCCGACCGACCGCTCGTACCGGGCGAAACATTCGAGATCAAGATAACCGAGGTGAACCCACTGTATGCCGGATGTTTGCGGGTCGGTGCGACCGATTTGAACCTGTGCGATGAGCATGTGCGCAAAAACATCCCGATCAGTATGCGCCGCATACCGGCAAACGTGTGGTACGTCAGTGGGAACGAAGTGCGACACAACTCGACACTGCTGCAACGTTCCCTGGCATCGCTCGAATGGCTTCGCGTAGGAGATCGCATCGGGATCGAGCTAACGTCGAGCAGAACGTTGCGAATCTTACTAAACTCGGAAGATATGAACATAACCTTCACTAATCTGCCCGATTCGGCCGACGTGTTCGCCGTGGTCGAGTTGATTGGGTCTACCATGGCCGTGCAGGTCATCTCGTCGCAGGGGCCCACCTCTCCGCTACGACCATGCAGTCTCCGCCTGCAGGACTCTCTCGAGCTGGGCCTCGACCCACTAAACAAACAAGACTCGATGCTGGAATCGATCGATTCCGACAGTCTGGCGATGGAGTTTTCGGAGCTGTATCTTGGCAAAAACGTCTCACTGTTCGACGAACGGAAATCCGCCGCACGGTTACAATCGTACAACCATGCGATCGTATGCCTTTCGCGTCCGCTCTGCAAAGGCCACAGTGTGAGTGTGCGCATTAATGCGATCAACCCGCAGTGGAAGGGCACGATCGCGGTTGGAGCACTCGGTGCGGCACCCGGTGCATCCCCGACACAGTTCCCCTTCCCAACCTCGGCCATCCTGTTCCGGCGACCGTGCTGGATAGTGACGCACGATTACGTCAACATTAATGGTACGAAAACGCAGTCCCGGTACGGTGAGCTGCTGGATGCGATTCAGCCCGGCACAATCGTTACGCTCACGTTAACACACGGTGGCAGTTTGCTTATTACCTGCGGACAAACGCAACTGGAAGAGCTGGCAACTGGGTTGCCGCACCACGTTTACCCCGTGTTCGATCTGTACGGCAAATGCGAACGAGTGACGATCTACAACGGTGATCCAAAGAATGGGAGCCCGATCGCGGAGGAACTGGCTGTGTTACCCAACGAACCACAGCGACTGGGTGGACAGATAGGAGGGATTGTTAGTAGTGCTGGTCCGGGCGATGGTGGCGTCTCCAGTTCCGCCCAAATGGTTGCAGGCACTGTGCTGGACAATGGTGAGAATGTGCCCCAGTGCGAGAAAGCAGATCTGGAAGTGCACGAGAAGGAAACGGATCAAACGATTGCGTATCAGCCAGTGGCGACCACATCCAACCCATCAAACGCGAT GAGCCGCTCCGTGATGGACTGCGTGTCGGAGAATTTGCTGATGAATATTTCGATTAAAATACGTACCGCAAACGAGGCACGCAATCAGGAGCTGTCCAATTCTTg CTGCTTGCGCGATTCTCTTCAACTGCAGCATTCGACCAATCTCAACATTCAGCGAAGCCAAAGCACTCATCGGTTCAACGCGAATGCAATGCAGGGTAGCTTTGACAGCAAtcgcggtggcggtggtgatcAATCGCAATCGATGAGTTCGGGTAATTACGACGAAGGCTTTGAGGACTATCAGCATCGTCCTACCGTTTCGGGCGCAGCAAGTTCTTCTAGTGCGACCGCGCTCAGCACAGCTGGCGTTGAACCGAACACAACCGATCGTGCAGTTGGAGCGGAGGAAAACACCGACACCAACTATCTGGACGATGTGGTTGAATCCAGCATAGATTTCAACAGCATACAGTTGAACAGTGACACCGGCACAAGCGGTGACGCGGACTGCGATACGAATCTGACGGATGTGAACCAAAACATAACCGCCGAAGAATCGCTGGAcgatgaggaagaggatggTGATGATCTGGATGAGGATCGTGATCGTAACACGCTCGCGAACACTCGTCGCACAAAGCTTGGCCTGCAGCTGCAGACTGTGGGAGGAACAGCAGTGAACACGGCGCCTTCGGCATCCGTTTCCACCTCGTCGCGACGCTTCGCAACGATCCAACGATTAGCACCGGAAGGTGCCGAAAATGAGGAAGACACCACACAGCAGCACCGGGGACAGAAACCACCTGTGCCGACAACATACAGCTCTGCGCTATATCCACCGCCGGTAGAAAACCGTGACTGCGACTATCTGAAGCTGGTGATGAGTTTCAAGCGGACGCTTATGCTACCGGATGCATTCTTTGTCGATGAACCGTGTGCGTGCTATTGTACCGGCTGTCAGCTACCTGTAGCAGGCGCTGGTTCGCCAAACGTCCTTAAAAACTGGGTACGCTTCCGATTGAATCAGTTGATGGTACAGGGCAGTTGTGTCGTAAACACGGCGGACGATTTCGTTTGGACGACGGCATATTACAATACGCGTGTCGATAAGATACGGTCCGTGTTGGATCACGGCCAACCTTTACCGATTG aaaccAGTCAGTTACATCCGGACGCATCTTCGGCTACATCAACGTTGAACGATAATTTCATCCCCGGTACGCATATACTGTTGCGTTCGGTTCCGGACGCTACCGAACCTGTCTGCGTAACGCCCGCGTCGAACGGTGGCGGCTCTACCCGTGGCCGTCCGTTTCCGCTTCGTTACCTAGTGaatggacagtttttccaCATCAAAACTGCGTTCGAGGTGCGGGTTCGTGCGCAGTCACTATCCGCCGTTGACCGGGATGGTGAACAGGCACAGCCAACAAGAGCAATGCAGACCGATGGTTCCAATGCACCGGGCAGTGGTGCATGTGCGACCGCCGCTGCAGCAACAACGTCGCTGGCTTCGACCGTCGCTAACAGCAGTAACAATACTAACGATTTCACATTCCGCTCCTGGACGACGAAGGAGGTAGATGCTTGCGTACTGACAGCGCTGCTCATTCATCTGATACCGAACTAA